TAGGGGTGCCACTGGTCGTATAAAACAGCTATCCAAACtccctggagttcaaggcccaggactggcaaaaaaaaaaaaaaaaaaaaaaagaagaagaagccagggacagtgctcaggccctgagtccaaggcccaggactggaaaaaaaaaaaaaaaaaaagaaagaaaaagaaatgtactcactgccttacatatgaagctgtaacccctctgtactttactttgacaataaagggaaaaaaataaatgggaatacacaaagttaaaaaaaaataagtctaaatgtggaccaaaacaaataaatgagccaggcaccagtggctcacgcctgtcatcctagctcctcagaaggctcagatctgaggatcgcagttctaagccgcccaggcaggaaagtctgtgagacacttatgtccaaattaagcaccaaaaagccagaagtggcgctgtggttcaagtggtagagcaccatccttgggacagcatcaggccctgagtttaagccctaatacttacaaggaaggagggagggaaggaaagaaatgaaggaaattatAAATATACACGCACAGTATTCTGCCCCTAACTTCAAGTTTAATAAACATACCTGTTTATCAATGTGCGATTGGGAGGACTAGAGGagggggatgggaaagggaagtcTGGCTGGATAAACCGAAATACTTCATGTCCCTGTGTGAAAATGGACCAGTGAAGCTTGCTgacatgggtggggggaggggggagggatggaggatgaAGGAGCTGGGTGGTTAGGGCACAATGCAGATGTAAGGAGCAGTCAGAATGGAGCCTCAGCTACAACCAATTAAGaggtaaaaaaaatgacaatacaAAGCAACATAGAAGGTTCTCACATTATACATGAAGACAGTCTGATACAGTTAATACAAAATGCAAGGTCTGGGAGCGTGGCTCCAGCGgtaaagcacctgcttagcaaatacaaggccctgagtttaaaaacgGAAAAATAAggggttgggaacatggcctactggcaagagtgcttgccttgtatacatgaagcccatacattatatatatgtgtatatatatatacatatatatatggccagaagtgatgttatggctcaagtggtagagagctagccttgagcaaaaaagaagccagggacagtgctcaggccctgagttcaagctccaggactggccaaaaaaaaaaaaaagacatatttggCAATGTCTACAAgtactaaaatataaaacaatgagaaaaaagTTATCAAGTGGCTCTCACCTCACttagtggctcttacctgtagtTCCAACAACCGTGGAGGTCGTGATCAGGgggatagtggttcaaaggcagcctgggcaagaagtttGAAATCTCTtctcaaccattaaaaaaaacaaaactatatatatatatatatatatatatatatatggtagcaTATGCCTATTATTCCAGCTGTGGCAGGAACCATAAAACAGAAAGAGTGCCAAtgactcaagcctgtcatcctagctactcaggagatcttaggatggcagtttaaagccagccctggcaggaaagtctgtgaaactgtgatctccaataaaccaccagaaaactggaagtggaattgtagctcaaagtggtaagagtgctaactttgagcagaagagctcagggacagtggccaggcccagagttcaagctccacgaccatcaccaccaccaacaaaaagaaccAGTAAAAACTGAGAAAATGTGACCATTAGCAACCAACCTGAACTGAGCAGACAGTCGAGCACACCTCGACAGTCCTCTATTGATCCTTAGCACTAGAAAAGTACCCACCCATATAGGCTGTCTGCTGGGTAAGAAAGGAAGCTCCAACTTAAAAAGACTTGAAAGAAGTTGTGGTTCTGCCATAATCAAACTAGAAGTCAGTAATGGAAACcctaggcaaaaaaacaaacaaaaaaaaaaaaccctccaaataTTTGAAAGCCAAGTACCTTTCAAAACATACTATTGAGGGTTgtgtatgtggcttagtggtagagtgctgacttagcatgcaggaagccctgggttcaattcctcagtaccacacacacagaaaaagctggaattggagcactagccatgagaagAAAATCTAAGAgaaagcaggccctgagttcaagcctcaggcctgacACCAAAAAAGGGGGAAGGGTTGGATACATGGCTCAGTttatggtagagcattaaccagtgagcaaaagcatcatgtactgggttcaagtcccagtctcagaccaaaaaaaaaaataaaggaaaagaaaaaaaaaagttaagatccTTTGAAAAATAGGAAGGCCAAACAGGTAGCTGGTTCCTGGGAGAGATGCAAGGTAAGCATATTCTGGAGAGGTCTGTGAGGATCAAGAGGTCAAATACTGACAGAATGAATCCTGAGGTTAGTTCCACTCGGGAAGGTTGGTGAAAGAGAAGCTACCAGTTAGAATAAACAGGACAAGGAAAAAATCAAGTTTCCAAGATTGAAAAACTGACCCCAGAGTGGTGATTACCTAGGCTGGTgggaaggaaaatggagaaaatgaggggaaaggCCAAGTGTGATAATGGCATCTctagggggagggtggaggtgaAAATGGACTGTGGTAACTAACACATCAAAAGCCACATTGTAAAACCCATCAAATGGTGTGATTTACAGTGGTCAGTGGTGTGGTGCGTTAACTCTTATACAATAAAgctatttgtggggctgggaatgtggctcagtgggagagtgcttgcctagcatgcatgtagccctgggtttgattcctcagcaccacatacactgaaaaagtcagaagtggcgctgtggtgcacaaaaagctcagggacagtgtccaggccctgatttcaagtcccaggaatggcaaggAAAAAATTaagctggttttttgtttgtttttttttgccagtcctggggcttggactcagggcctgagcactgtccctgacttctttttgctcaaggctagcactctaccacttgagccacagtgccccttctggctttttctgtgtatgcggtatggtaggcgagcactttaccgctgagccacattcccagccaaaataAAGCTGTTTGTTATGATTTTAAAGCACTGAATTTTTCACAGGGAGGTTGTTGCAATAGAACCTCAGTAAAAGCAGTAGCAAGAGCATGatcaggagggggaaaggaacagagaaatatgAGAGATAGTCACTTCTTTCCTTGGCTGTCTGAAAAGGAATGTGGGCTAGATAAGCTGTCAGTgacagggaaaggagagggtAAGTATAGCAAAGTACTTGTGGAGCCAGAGGggacagaagggagggagaggagggagggcgggcctACAGAGGCTCTGATTGCTCAGTTTTCTCAATTTGTATTAGGGAAAGAGAGCAACCAGCAAGTGAGGAGGGTAGCACAGCCAGATAATGACACTGCTTCAGTTTCTTCTAGGTAGGTGGCTTTAAAGAAAGTCCTACACAACACAGGAAGTGTGAAGCATACCTTGTGGGCAGGgtgagtggaaaggaagaagggtcAGGATTGTTCTGTGAGTGGCACTTGTGGTACAggtgtcagggcctgggtgtgaggGTGTGGAAGGCTGGCTGGGCTTCACCAGGCCCAGCTGAGATTGTACAACAAGAAACACAGCATGGGACATGGGGTTATATTGCTGAACACCAATATGTCACTTTATTATTTGGATTATTTCCCCATTTGTCACATACCTGCCAATGTTTAcacaaagagggaaaaagaagtcaAACAGAATTGGTAGCAACTGACCAAATCAGCTGAGAATTCTGTACCCTCTTAACACTTCCACTCTGACTCAGAGATGCCTTCAATTCATTCTCACGGCTCTCGGTAAAATCCGTGTCGAGATTGTCACATATCTTTAAATACACAGAGAATTGCCAGAAGTAcataattttttatatatatgtacatatatatacacacatacagaaaaatacaagactggttcccccccacatacacacaatattTAATACACTACTGTAACTCTATGCAACTTTTGAAGACAGGTGAAGGGGGTACAAGTATTTAGAGCAAATAAGTCATTTGGTCCAATATTCTCTTAACACGATGGTCTCTCGCTCCCTCCCTCTTACTTGATGACACACTATGACATACAACACATGCCAGTCATCCACTTATCAACAGATGAGTGGAGACACCAGACAGACGCCCACTGGCCCAGAGGGCCCCCAACCACACACCACTAATAAGGCTATGATACAGCTCTGCAGCAGCAATGCAACACTGCTGATCCTAAAGTGAGCACCAGATATACATctgaatatataaaaaaaacaaccaccattgAAAACCAGACACAGATGGGTTAGTTAAAAAGGTGCCATTCCAAGGCTCTACATAATCACAGGAAAAAAGTATGTACATTGCTTGGAAAACAGCTGCAACAAAGAGTTTTATTGCCAATGCCCTTGGTAAAACTTTCTCTCCTATGTTTAATAGGAGATATTATGCTCACTTATCTATGTGAACCGACACATCTTTGATTTCTGGCCCTTTTGTAAGATTTCCCTGCTCAAGAGTTTTCAAGCAAATATGTTCTATGGCTTCACCAACACATCTATTCTCATAGCGTTCGATTATAAACATCACAAGGAACTAGAGCTGTAGCTTCAAACATGTCTAGCTAGCCTAGGTCTAGAAAGTAAAAACTAAGTATATTtcagtatcattttttttaacttggtatAGTTAGGTATACTGCGAAAGAGTCCTAAGTAAAATACATGAGTAGCAGAGTCAGGGTCATACTTGCAGAAACGTGACTTTGTTGCCCTGCTCATGCTCTGAATTACGTGATGAGGAGCCCCTCAGCCCgaggcctctctggcccaggagGGAGGGTTGCACCCAGGGCCTGGCCACGTACTACCGTCAAGGTGGCTGAACCATGCTTTGAAGACCCCTAGGGCACTGCATGAGAAAACCTGCAGCTGGTTGCTTCCAAAACTAGCAATCTGCAAGGCATCACCTCCTACAAGAGTAAATGCCACAAGCGAGGATTATCTGCTCAAAAGTGGTCTCTGTAGAGGGCTTGGATAAGCAagagttctttttattgtttggcAGGAAGGCAAAGTGAAcacttgggggaggagggaagcgtTCAAAGCAGGCTTTGTGCGTTTATATGAATTCTATACTTTCGTGTATAGTTTTCATCAGCCAATTTTCATAGCTGAGCAAAAAGCTTGGAatggaatgaaggaaaaaaaaaaaggtctaattTACCAAACTCTTAAACACAGATCCAGCGAGTGTGGCTGGGTTTTCAGGGATGTAGGCTCTGCTGGCGGGTGCGGGTGCTGGACCCAGGAACCCACAAAACCTGCGGGACGGGGGGGGTCCCACCCAGTATCGAGTTCTGTTGGattaagatatgtactcactttGTCACACTACAAAAGATTGTCTGCTGTGAAGTCATCACTACAGGGGAAGCTGCCTTATAAATCTATCTCGTCTATTACAAAAACAGGAAAATCTTTTGTTTGTCCGGTGAGATAATAAGAGCCCGAACCGTTTCCACACGACAGCTTGAAACACACAGGTGGGGGACACGGAAAGGCAGCTGCGAACACAGGCCTCATGCGTGTGCGCGCCGGGGGCCTGGGCTGCAGGCCGCTTGGCTTGGgggggccccagccccgccccgccggcctggGGTCCAGAGTTATTGCTTTGGTCAGTCCCACCTGTGCGCTGCCCTCCCAGCACGGCTGCCGTGACCCGAGGCCGGGACCCAGGAATTTGGATTCTTACAAGGAAACAAATATATTTctctccccccgtcccccccccatcTAGGTTTAAGTGCAGAACATCTGATTGCTAAGTGCTCCTGTTGTAGCAGGTTCTgaatatacatttaaatttaatCCTGATCATCATCCACATTAAAATTAAGGTAAAAACGGGACACAGTAGACTTTTCGGCTGAAAAGACATGTCTAGCAGCATGCACAAAGACCATGCATTGTCACACGTCAGGAGAGTGAAGGACGGAGGAGTCCGCAACCGCGCTGCCGCGCTCTCCCGTCCAGCGCGCAcaaggacgaggacgaggaccaGGACGAGGAGCGGGGTGGACGTCACGTGGCCAGGCAgcaggggcggcgcggggcggggcctgcgcggtCGCGGTCAGATGACGTGGCAGCAGCTGGCCGGGCTGGGCGCGCACAGCAGGCCCTCCTTGGGGCTGCGCTGGATGTTCACGGAGATGGTCTTCTCGCACAGCGGCAGCTGCAGCACGTTGTTCTTCAGGCTGCGGCTCTGCAGGCCGCCCAGCTCGGCCGAGGTCTCCGAGAAGAAGCGCAGGGCGCCGCCACCTGCGGGCGcccggcccgcgccgcccgcgcccccgaCGCACATCTTCCACGAGGACTTCTCCTGCACCTTGACGCTGGACAGCGCCAGGCCGCGGCGCGGGTCCAGCAGGTAGGGCGCGCCGCCGCGCAGCTGCGAGCCCAGGCACAGCCCTACCAGCTTGAGGCTCTCCACCAGCTCGCCGGGCCCGCGTgccgcggccggggccggggccggggcagaGGCCGAGGAGGGCGCGGGCGGGGCCCCCGCGCAGCGCCGTGCCGAGCCCGTGCCGCCCGCGGGGTTGCCGCTCGTGCCGCCTGccgcggggccgccgccgcccgcgccgcgctCGCCGGGGCTCGTCTTGTccgcgcccgcgccgcccgcgcctgGCTTGCCCTGGCCGCCGCCGTCCCCCTCGCTGCCCGGCGGGCCCTCGCTGCTGTCCCGGCGGTGCCACGAGTAGCCGAAGCCGCCGTCTTTGTCGAGCCGCCGCCGGCTCTCCGAGTCGTCGTCGCTGGTCTCGGAGCTGCTGCAGCTGGAGCCGCGGCCCTGGCTTTTCCGGCGGTGGTAGCGCTTGTGCACCGTGCCGGGCGACGCGATGTTCATCTTGAGGCGGCTCAGCTTCGGGGGCAGGTTCTCGTCCATGTCGAACTCGTCGTCCGACTCGCCCTCCTCGAAGATCTGGTTGAGCACCGGCGCGCTCTTGCGCGACGTCAGTCGGTTAGTCACCGACGGCTTCCGGCGCAGGACCACCTGCGTGGACAGGGACATGGGTTTcttgtcctcctcgtcctcctcttcGTCCTCCTCCACCCGGAACAGGCACTTGCGGCCGCCGGGCACCGGCTGCAGGCTGCTGGGCGGCGCGGCAGCCAGCGCGGGGCCCGCCAGCTCCGGGAGCTCGTCCTTCTTGGCCGGGTCTGGGCACAGGCCTTTGCTCCGGTGGCCGTTGAGCACGCCGTCCCCGGCccgcgtggggggctgggggaccGGCGCGTGGGACAGCGGCGTGGCCGTGAGGTCGTCTTCCAGGTCCTGGGGCACGTCGATTTTGGTTGGCCACGACTGCCTGCGTAacaagagatgggggggggggggaagggccaTGTGGTAAACACACATGCGCTCCGCACCCCCGATCCGCCCGCCGGTGTGCGAGGCCAAGCACACTTATTCCAAGAGGGTGCAAAACGCTTGGCATGCATTTAGATCATGGACAGAGAATGGACTTGGGAAGGAGATGTCTAAGTGGCATATAAAAATCTCTTCTCTAAAGAAAAGAAGTCACCTTTGAGTTAGTGGACAGTTTGAAATGTCCGCACAAGATCATGGGGAGGAAACACTAGTAATATTCAAACTCGCAGTTCTCTTCTCCCACCTGGAGGCACCCAAAagtgaccaaaaagaaaataccGCTTTGATGGAGACCATGCTCAAAGGAGTTCAGGAGTTCTCTAGCTAGTTCTGAGTAAGTGTGAATTCGCAACCGTCCCCCCCTCTTGCGACACCAGAGGCTACCTTGATGCCAGAGATGTTTAAAAACAGCCACTCTCACACGCGACATTTTCATTTCACACCAATTgcgttactttaaaaataaacaccgATGAAATGTATAGCTCTGCAAATATGCCAAAAGCCACCTCTCTTCCCAGCTGAGAACCTtctcccaggcctccccaggagtgcagtgggggagggggccctgccccccccccccaggcaggaaagggaaTCTGGAAATGTCACTGACCTCCAGCAACACAAAAGACACAAGAACCACACAACAGAGCCATGCCTGGAAATGAACAGCTACTTAGAAATCCCCCAGCAAATACTGGGTAAAGCCCTAGAGAGGGTGTTAATGGGGTACCAAAGAGGTGGATAAGCTACAGCCAATCAGTGTGAGGAGAAGACACAGCATTCaggcccttctctcctctccctccctccatccccagtTTAACAAGCCAAAAATCCACATCCAGAAACAAGGCTGGCCATACTAAAATGGGCACTTCCAGTCAGGTGTGAGGAATCAGACTATTTAGCTCACATTATGGAGTGCACAAAGCTGCACCCAGCCAGCACAGTGAGACTACCCAGGTCATATGTACAGACACAACATGGTGGGTGAGGAAATGATGTCTTAAAGAAGATGGCtgacaacaaccaccaccaaaaaatgaCAAATGCATTTGATTAAAGGCAGTTCCTAACAGTGAGTGCCTCCTTGTGCCAGCTGTGCCCATGAGAGCGGCTCACAGAACCTACCATTCCTCCAGGTAGCACAATTCTTATTATCCCCCTTTTTCAGTTGAAGCAAtccacactgacacacacacagtcttgaaGTCACAGAATTCTGCTGCCACACTGGTACCTGAACTGCTTACCCCAGGGCAGGCAGCCCCCAGGCACCTGCCAACCTAGAggaactaggcaagcactcctaaCAAAAGAGGCAAGTACGAAGCCAGGGGCTAAGTAGGGACAGCCCAGGAGGTAAAGTAATAAGCCTTATCACCTCACCTGAGAGGCGGCAAGTGAGAGAGGTTAGGGATCCCCTCAACATCAAGTGGCTCATAAATCTACCACCgttttctttatttcaaataaataaatatattaaagaacTGAGAAAATTGAACACTTTTCTTGGAATGAAATCCTCCAGAAAATAACACATGAATAGACACATTAGACTTCAAAGTGTTAAATGCAAGCAACTGGCAGCCACCTGGGTGGGGAGATGGCTTTCTCCACGGGTGTCCTCCCGGACAGGCCTGCAGCCAAGGTCTACGCTGCCCACAGGAGCCCAATAACCTGGGGGACACAGGATATGACacactcatccccccccccccgccccagggtcAGGGGTTAGTCACCTCTCACCCTGTCCAAAATGTGAACTTGCTAAAACATCAGTAAAGCATTTTTCTCACCTAAACTGGGCCTTGATATTGCTAGGGCTGGCAGATCTGGTTTGtatctctttctcttgcttttctctcaAGATCCTTTCAGCAAGCAGGAAGTAAGTGGCGGTGATGTGGTTATACCTG
Above is a genomic segment from Perognathus longimembris pacificus isolate PPM17 chromosome 26, ASM2315922v1, whole genome shotgun sequence containing:
- the Snrk gene encoding SNF-related serine/threonine-protein kinase, producing the protein MAGFKRGYDGKIAGLYDLDKTLGRGHFAVVKLARHVFTGEKVAVKVIDKTKLDTLATGHLFQEVRCMKLVQHPNIVRLYEVIDTQTKLYLILELGDGGDMFDYIMKHEEGLNEDLAKKYFAQIVHAISYCHKLHVVHRDLKPENVVFFEKQGLVKLTDFGFSNKFQPGKKLTTSCGSLAYSAPEILLGDEYDAPAVDIWSLGVILFMLVCGQPPFQEANDSETLTMIMDCKYTVPSHVSKECKDLITRMLQRDPKRRASLEEIENHPWLQGVDPSPATKYNIPLVSYKNLSEEEHNSIIQRMVLGDIADRDAIVEALETNRYNHITATYFLLAERILREKQEKEIQTRSASPSNIKAQFRQSWPTKIDVPQDLEDDLTATPLSHAPVPQPPTRAGDGVLNGHRSKGLCPDPAKKDELPELAGPALAAAPPSSLQPVPGGRKCLFRVEEDEEEDEEDKKPMSLSTQVVLRRKPSVTNRLTSRKSAPVLNQIFEEGESDDEFDMDENLPPKLSRLKMNIASPGTVHKRYHRRKSQGRGSSCSSSETSDDDSESRRRLDKDGGFGYSWHRRDSSEGPPGSEGDGGGQGKPGAGGAGADKTSPGERGAGGGGPAAGGTSGNPAGGTGSARRCAGAPPAPSSASAPAPAPAAARGPGELVESLKLVGLCLGSQLRGGAPYLLDPRRGLALSSVKVQEKSSWKMCVGGAGGAGRAPAGGGALRFFSETSAELGGLQSRSLKNNVLQLPLCEKTISVNIQRSPKEGLLCAPSPASCCHVI